The segment CACAGCAGAGTACTACAGAGACATGGGTTATGATGTGCTGATGACCGCGGACTCGACATCGAGATGGGCTGAGGCCATGAGAGAGCTCGCCTCGAGGCTTGAGGAGATGCCTGGTGAGGAGGGCTATCCGGCGTATCTCGCTGCGAGGCTTGCAGACTTCTACGAGCGCGCTGGACGGGCTGAGATCCTGGCCGGCGGCGAGGGCTCGGTCGCGGTCGTGGGCGCAGTATCCCCACCTGGTGGAGACTTCACAGAGCCTGTGACTCAGAACACGCTCCGTATCGTCAAGGTCTTCTGGGCGCTCGACTCCAGGCTGACACAGCGCAGGCACTTCCCGTCGATCAACTGGCTCGATTCGTACTCGCTGTACGAGAAGGATCTTGAGGGCTGGTATGCGGAGAATGTCGCCCCTGATTGGAACCAGATGAAGAGGAGAGCGATGGCGATACTCCAGGAGAACGCCGAGCTCGAGGAGATCGTCATGCTTGTCGGCTCGGATGCGCTGCCTGAGGATCAGCAGCTGACACTCGAGGTTGCCAGGATGATCATCAACTTCTGGCTGGCGCAGAGCGCGTTCCACCCGGTGGATACATTCTGCCCGTACAAGAAGCAGTATGATCTCCTGAAGGCGATACTGACATACAGGGACTACGCATTCGAGGCTCTCCACAGGGGTGTAGCGGTCGATCAGATCAAGAGCGTACCCTCCAAAGACGCACTAGCCAAGCTCAAGATGGTTGAGGACTACGAGCCCGAGCTCAAGAAGGTCATGGACCAGATGAAGGCTGAGTTCGAGGCTCTGAAGTAAGGGGGTTGCCAATGACCAAGGAATACAAGACTATAACCGAGATCTCTGGACCCCTGGTGTTCGTCGAGAAGACCGAGCCGGTAGGCTACGGTGAACTCGTCGAGATCAGGACGGCCAGCGGTGAGGTGAAGAGAGGCCAGGTCCTGGACACCTCGGATGAGATCGTCGTCGTCCAGGTCTTCGAGGGTACCGGTGGCCTCTCAAAGGATAGCTCCGTGAGATTCACCGGAGACGTCATCAAGATGCCGCTCTCTCCGAGCATCATAGGGAGGGTCCTCTCTGGCTCCGGCAGGCCGAGGGATGGTGGGCCACCCATCGTTCCAGAGGTGGAGCGCGAGATCATCGGGGCTGCCATAAATCCGGCCTCGAGGGAGAAGCCGAGGGCTTTCATCCAGACGGGCATATCAACCATAGACGGCACCAACACCCTTGTGAGGGGGCAGAAGCTGCCCATCTTCTCAGGTGCAGGGCTCCCGCACAATGATGTCGCCCTTCAGATCGCCCGTCAGGCAAAGGTCCTGGGAGAGGCAGAGCAGTTCGCGGTGGTCTTCTGCGCCATGGGCATCACAAACGAGGAGGCCCAGCACTTCATGGCGGACTTCGAGAGGACAGGCGCCCTCGAGAGGGCTGTGATCTTCCTCAACCTGGCGGACGATCCGGCTGTCGAGAGGCTTCTGACTCCAAAGCTCGGGCTGACCACAGCTGAGTATCTGGCATTCGATCTGGACATGCACGTGCTGGTCATCTACACCGACATGACCAACTACTGCGAGTCCCTGAGGCAGATGGGAGCTGCCCGAGAGGAGGTTCCGGGACGCCGCGGCTATCCGGGCTACATGTACACAGACCTCGCCACAAACTACGAGCGTGCCGGGATCATAAAGGGCAAGAAGGGATCGATCACGCAGTTCCCGATCCTCACGATGCCAGGCGACGACATAACACATCCGATTCCGGATCTCTCAGGATACATCACAGAGGGCCAGCTCATCGTATCGCGTGAGCTCCACAGGAAGGGCATCTATCCGCCCATCGACATCCGCCCATCCCTGAGCAGGCTGATGAACTCAGGAATCGGCGCCGGACACACCAGAGAGGATCACAGGGCCGTATCGGATCAGCTCTATGCGTACTACGCAGAGGGTTGCGATCTGAGGGGCCTTGCAGCGATCGTCGGCAAGGAGGCTCTCTCAGAGCGCGACAAGCTCATCCTGGAGTTCGCCGACCAGTTCGAGCGCAGGTTCGTCAATCAGGGAAGGGATGAGGACAGGTCCATCATAGAGACCCTCACCATCGGATGGGAGCTCCTCTCGATGCTGCCCGAGACGATGCTCACCAGGATCGACGACAAGTACATCAAGAAGTACCATCCGAAGTACGCAGGCACCGCAAAGAAAGAGTGAGATCATGGCCGTAATAAGAGGGACAAAG is part of the Methanothrix sp. genome and harbors:
- a CDS encoding V-type ATP synthase subunit B, with the protein product MTKEYKTITEISGPLVFVEKTEPVGYGELVEIRTASGEVKRGQVLDTSDEIVVVQVFEGTGGLSKDSSVRFTGDVIKMPLSPSIIGRVLSGSGRPRDGGPPIVPEVEREIIGAAINPASREKPRAFIQTGISTIDGTNTLVRGQKLPIFSGAGLPHNDVALQIARQAKVLGEAEQFAVVFCAMGITNEEAQHFMADFERTGALERAVIFLNLADDPAVERLLTPKLGLTTAEYLAFDLDMHVLVIYTDMTNYCESLRQMGAAREEVPGRRGYPGYMYTDLATNYERAGIIKGKKGSITQFPILTMPGDDITHPIPDLSGYITEGQLIVSRELHRKGIYPPIDIRPSLSRLMNSGIGAGHTREDHRAVSDQLYAYYAEGCDLRGLAAIVGKEALSERDKLILEFADQFERRFVNQGRDEDRSIIETLTIGWELLSMLPETMLTRIDDKYIKKYHPKYAGTAKKE